One Coccinella septempunctata chromosome X, icCocSept1.1, whole genome shotgun sequence genomic window carries:
- the LOC123321860 gene encoding ionotropic receptor 25a-like: MTFQEANTQMELSQYSVWTYPISGRYTSIWTSMMAAGLPRTMDEVLARIRKSTSPTDGFVFIGDATDCRYLELTNCDLQTIGEEFSSKPYAIVVPQGSPLKKRLDFAIMQLMNNRVLEKLETKWWRNNPAIKKCGEAENQFDGIGLRDIGGVFILILLGIGGATIILTIEFCSFRHIKRSIALRNKLERDNN; encoded by the exons ATGACATTCCAAGAAGCAAATACACAAATGGAATTATCTCAATATTCAGTTTGGACGTATCCTATATCAGGAAGATACACTTCGATATGGACTTCAATGATGGCAGCAGGTTTACCTAGAACAATGGACGAGGTACTAGCAAGGATAAGAAAATCCACGTCGCCAACAGATGGGTTCGTTTTTATTGGTGACGCGACAGATTGCAGGTATTTGGAACTCACGAATTGCGATCTGCAAACTATTGGGGAAGAATTTTCCAGCAAGCCTTATGCGATCGTGGTACCCCAAGGATCCCCTTTGAAAAAGCGTCTAGATTTTGC CATTATGCAGTTGATGAATAATCGCGTTCTGGAGAAACTAGAAACAAAATGGTGGAGAAATAATccagcaataaaaaaatgtggAGAAGCAGAAAATCAATTTGACGGAATAGGATTGAGGGATATTGGGGGAGTCTTTATTTTGATACTATTGGGTATCGGAGGAGCGACGATCATATTAACGATCGAATTCTGTTCGTTTAGACATATAAAACGAAGCATAGCCCTGAGAAACAAATTGGAACGTGATAATAACTGA